In a single window of the Methanobrevibacter sp. TMH8 genome:
- a CDS encoding DUF2283 domain-containing protein, which yields MKADETIQIESMYDPHFDVLGIRVVDDYKYKESVELEEGIILDFDENNIPVALEILDASKVLKIPRKQGLDKKTCIHMNICISDEVILVKLTVGIEIHNRKASMPIDLSAINNINAPVMQTELVTA from the coding sequence ATGAAAGCAGATGAAACTATTCAGATTGAGTCTATGTATGACCCTCATTTTGATGTTTTAGGGATTAGAGTAGTGGATGATTATAAATATAAAGAATCAGTTGAATTAGAAGAGGGCATAATTCTAGATTTTGATGAAAATAACATTCCTGTTGCTCTTGAAATATTGGATGCCTCTAAAGTTCTTAAAATTCCTAGAAAACAGGGCTTAGATAAGAAAACTTGTATACATATGAATATATGTATTAGTGATGAAGTTATTTTGGTTAAACTTACAGTTGGTATTGAAATTCATAATAGAAAAGCATCAATGCCTATTGATCTTTCAGCTATTAATAATATTAATGCTCCTGTGATGCAAACTGAGTTAGTAACAGCATAA